One stretch of Rosistilla oblonga DNA includes these proteins:
- a CDS encoding DUF4145 domain-containing protein has translation MKYIAPKALETKYTCPHCSAIAQHRWATCSPKLENYVDHQCAIRIGHCTNCGEYTIWHWEDLIYPNHGTAPPPNPDMPEPVTKCYQEAAGICSVSPRGAAALLRLALQVLCGELGEKGKNINDDIAALVKRGLPPQVQQSLDIVRVTGNSAVHPGQIDTDSQDAVTTLFTLLNVVVDYMITLPKQISDTYGKLPQPARDAIAKRDK, from the coding sequence ATGAAGTACATTGCACCAAAAGCACTTGAAACGAAGTACACATGCCCTCATTGCAGTGCGATCGCTCAGCATCGATGGGCAACATGTTCGCCGAAGCTTGAAAACTACGTCGATCATCAATGCGCGATTCGCATCGGTCACTGCACGAACTGTGGTGAATACACAATTTGGCATTGGGAGGATTTGATTTACCCCAATCACGGCACCGCGCCACCACCGAACCCGGATATGCCAGAGCCCGTCACCAAATGCTATCAGGAGGCCGCAGGAATATGTTCTGTTTCACCGCGTGGTGCTGCGGCGTTGCTTCGTTTGGCACTTCAAGTACTTTGCGGCGAACTTGGAGAGAAGGGCAAAAACATCAACGACGACATTGCGGCGCTGGTAAAACGTGGCCTTCCCCCACAAGTGCAGCAATCGCTTGACATTGTTCGCGTTACCGGAAACAGCGCTGTCCATCCGGGCCAAATCGACACTGACTCACAAGATGCTGTCACGACACTATTCACTTTACTGAACGTAGTTGTTGACTACATGATTACACTCCCAAAGCAGATCAGCGATACGTACGGGAAACTACCCCAACCGGCAAGGGATGCAATTGCAAAACGCGACAAATAG
- a CDS encoding DUF1553 domain-containing protein: protein MNSIHHCLCVIAISVASGSVVPAIVHADDGPAAFWEFGPEEATPIRPFGGIHRDVPGPRPPTFPDFPVNNSAVNFDGKGSRFVFDDPGDDSPFDFDNGDEITLEAWINIRDLSEGDHAYIIGKGRTGNPGFSRDNQNWALRIRGLQGEARVSFLFATVPVEPQQRNWHRYTSLQGFRPQTGWHHIAVTYRFGEPKTMQTWIDGKQVPGVWDAGGPTRKTPAIDNDQIWIGSALSGAAGNSFRGGLDSVGIHRVMLDEKTMQSRYRRVGKAPEMESISTEMPELGELESGKVTVTFHEGLPTHDRWLYPEETLPAAASTWSGRAFLLDQIPLKYDDWGIRTGWKAPVLVRMAADVTLPPGEHTILMRARGMARAWVDGQLVTMSKPLVGAPHGEEPMTPVSPPPAPGHRPAWHRCQEATGQVEITASKPVRVVFDAMAGGKRFRPEPGELTLAVRLEGDESFSVLRPAGLSEFTFPLTDTAIEDERRRIERTMTALNDTTRRQAAGNQDTYWTKRHQAARDWLAANPSPPVPPTDQPTPNPIDAFLQASMQRGDSTQQSPTATKQHAFFTTVLPILKSECFRCHGEKDKGGLSLGSRELAVRGGDSGEPAIKPGDPHASELIVRLRSNDDDMRMPPSGKPLSEEKIKVLEKWISDGAKWPELQPDTVAMESAALIGDSAFIRRAFLDTVGVVPSENDVKQFLSDTSPDKRERLIDRLLNDPRWADNWMGYWLDVLAENPTMINASLNSTGPFRWYLYDSLRDNKPIDRMVSELLMMRGGAHDGGSAGFALAAQNDSPFAAKGHIVGNAFLGIEMQCARCHDSPYHSTTQRDLYSLAAMFARKSLSVPKSSTVPAGFFEKSDRNSLIKVTLKPGEKVTPAWPFADVTGAKDDESLQALMQRSDDPREKLATLITAPQNQRFAQVIANRIWRRYIGAGIVEPPQDWEGNPASHPELLEWLGKELVGQNYDIKQLTRTIMTSQLYQREAIGQNRDTAPEQRRFAAPDRRRLTAEQIADSFFEATGREMDVEPMTLDPDGRAASNTRNSYGKPHRCWMFVSNSNERDRPSLTLPRAEAVIEMLTAFGWTADRQAPKTDRETEPNVLQPAVMANSTLTISLTKAADASPLADLAVEAQSPRELLDSLFLRFVSRRPTAAETEIFLAPLREGFADRLVPQDEIVPPEAPPRLPQVTWWNHVRNDANTIQQELASRVLQGPPADPRLQTAWRQRYEDVVWSIVNLREFVWMP, encoded by the coding sequence ATGAACTCCATCCATCATTGCTTGTGTGTAATTGCGATATCGGTAGCGAGTGGTAGCGTCGTGCCGGCGATTGTCCACGCAGACGACGGCCCGGCTGCCTTTTGGGAATTTGGCCCCGAAGAAGCGACTCCGATTCGTCCCTTCGGCGGCATCCACCGCGACGTTCCTGGGCCTCGGCCGCCGACGTTCCCCGACTTCCCCGTCAACAACTCGGCTGTCAACTTCGATGGCAAAGGCTCTCGATTTGTCTTCGACGATCCGGGCGACGACAGTCCGTTCGACTTCGACAACGGAGATGAGATCACGCTGGAAGCATGGATCAACATTCGCGATCTCTCCGAAGGGGACCACGCCTACATCATCGGGAAAGGGCGGACCGGCAACCCCGGATTCTCGCGCGACAACCAAAACTGGGCGCTGCGAATTCGCGGCCTGCAGGGTGAAGCGAGGGTCAGTTTTTTGTTTGCCACCGTCCCGGTTGAACCGCAGCAACGGAACTGGCATCGCTACACGAGCCTGCAGGGGTTTCGGCCGCAAACGGGCTGGCATCACATTGCCGTCACGTATCGCTTTGGCGAACCGAAAACGATGCAAACGTGGATCGATGGCAAACAGGTTCCCGGGGTGTGGGATGCGGGGGGCCCGACCCGCAAAACGCCAGCGATCGACAACGATCAAATCTGGATTGGTTCGGCGCTGTCAGGCGCTGCGGGCAACAGCTTCCGCGGGGGACTCGATTCGGTCGGCATCCACCGAGTGATGCTCGACGAAAAGACGATGCAATCGCGTTACCGTCGTGTTGGCAAAGCGCCCGAGATGGAGTCGATCTCGACGGAGATGCCCGAGCTTGGCGAGTTGGAATCGGGCAAAGTGACAGTCACCTTTCACGAGGGTCTCCCCACGCACGATCGCTGGCTGTATCCCGAAGAAACACTCCCCGCAGCCGCTTCGACTTGGTCGGGGCGTGCCTTTTTGCTCGACCAGATTCCACTGAAGTACGACGACTGGGGAATCCGCACCGGCTGGAAAGCTCCCGTTCTTGTTCGCATGGCGGCCGACGTCACTCTGCCGCCGGGAGAGCACACGATTCTGATGCGTGCTCGCGGCATGGCCCGCGCCTGGGTCGACGGTCAACTGGTCACGATGTCCAAACCGCTGGTCGGCGCACCTCACGGCGAAGAACCGATGACTCCTGTCTCGCCACCGCCAGCGCCGGGCCATCGTCCGGCGTGGCATCGCTGCCAGGAAGCGACGGGGCAGGTGGAGATCACCGCGTCGAAACCGGTCCGCGTCGTGTTCGATGCGATGGCTGGCGGCAAGCGTTTCCGGCCCGAACCGGGGGAACTGACTCTGGCGGTTCGGCTGGAAGGGGACGAATCGTTTTCCGTCTTGCGCCCCGCCGGCCTCTCTGAATTTACATTTCCACTCACCGACACTGCGATCGAAGACGAACGGCGTCGGATCGAGCGGACGATGACCGCGCTGAACGATACGACGCGGCGGCAAGCTGCCGGCAACCAAGACACTTATTGGACCAAGCGGCATCAGGCGGCTCGCGACTGGCTCGCTGCGAATCCATCTCCCCCGGTTCCTCCCACGGATCAACCGACGCCGAATCCGATCGATGCATTTCTACAAGCGTCGATGCAGCGGGGCGATTCGACTCAGCAGAGTCCCACGGCGACGAAGCAGCACGCATTCTTCACAACCGTCCTGCCGATCCTGAAGAGCGAATGTTTTCGCTGCCATGGCGAGAAAGATAAAGGAGGGCTGTCGCTGGGGTCGCGGGAGTTGGCCGTTCGGGGCGGTGACTCGGGAGAACCGGCGATCAAACCAGGAGATCCGCACGCGAGCGAGTTGATCGTTCGGCTGCGCAGCAACGATGACGACATGCGGATGCCGCCGTCGGGCAAACCGCTCTCCGAAGAGAAGATCAAGGTTCTGGAAAAATGGATCAGCGACGGCGCCAAGTGGCCCGAACTGCAACCCGATACGGTCGCCATGGAATCAGCCGCATTGATCGGCGACTCCGCGTTCATCCGCCGCGCGTTCCTGGACACGGTGGGAGTTGTTCCCAGCGAAAACGACGTGAAGCAATTTTTGTCCGATACGTCACCCGACAAGCGAGAACGATTGATCGATCGACTGCTGAACGATCCCCGTTGGGCCGACAACTGGATGGGATACTGGTTGGATGTGCTGGCGGAGAATCCCACGATGATCAACGCCAGTCTCAACAGCACGGGGCCGTTTCGCTGGTATCTGTACGATTCGCTGCGAGACAACAAACCGATCGACCGGATGGTCTCGGAACTGTTGATGATGCGTGGCGGAGCCCACGACGGGGGAAGTGCTGGGTTCGCGCTAGCCGCTCAAAACGATTCCCCCTTCGCCGCAAAAGGGCACATCGTTGGGAACGCGTTTCTGGGAATCGAGATGCAATGTGCCCGCTGTCACGATTCTCCCTATCACTCGACAACGCAGCGCGACCTCTATTCGTTAGCCGCCATGTTTGCTCGCAAGTCACTGAGCGTGCCCAAGTCGAGCACGGTTCCCGCCGGATTTTTTGAGAAGTCCGACCGCAACTCGTTGATCAAAGTTACGCTCAAGCCGGGTGAGAAGGTAACGCCCGCGTGGCCGTTCGCCGACGTCACGGGAGCCAAGGACGACGAATCGCTGCAAGCGTTGATGCAGCGATCCGATGATCCTCGCGAAAAATTGGCGACGCTGATCACCGCTCCACAAAACCAACGCTTCGCTCAAGTCATCGCCAATCGCATTTGGCGTCGCTACATCGGAGCTGGCATCGTGGAACCGCCGCAAGATTGGGAAGGCAATCCCGCCAGTCACCCCGAACTGCTGGAATGGCTCGGCAAGGAATTGGTCGGACAAAACTACGACATCAAACAATTGACGCGTACGATCATGACGTCCCAGTTGTATCAACGCGAAGCGATCGGGCAGAACCGAGATACTGCGCCGGAACAACGCAGATTCGCGGCGCCCGATCGGCGACGTTTGACCGCCGAACAAATTGCGGATTCATTTTTCGAAGCGACAGGTCGCGAGATGGATGTCGAACCGATGACGCTCGATCCCGATGGCCGCGCCGCCTCGAATACTCGCAATTCGTATGGCAAGCCGCACCGCTGTTGGATGTTCGTCAGCAATTCCAACGAACGCGATCGACCAAGCCTGACACTGCCCCGTGCGGAGGCGGTGATCGAAATGTTGACAGCCTTCGGTTGGACAGCCGACCGCCAGGCCCCCAAGACCGACCGCGAGACCGAGCCCAACGTTTTGCAACCCGCGGTGATGGCGAACAGCACTCTGACGATCTCGTTGACCAAAGCTGCTGATGCGAGCCCGCTGGCCGATCTGGCGGTCGAGGCGCAGTCGCCGCGTGAGCTGCTGGATTCGCTGTTCTTGCGTTTTGTCAGCCGCCGGCCGACCGCGGCGGAGACTGAAATCTTCCTGGCTCCGCTGCGTGAAGGCTTCGCCGATCGGCTGGTTCCTCAAGACGAGATCGTTCCGCCTGAAGCACCGCCGCGATTGCCGCAGGTCACGTGGTGGAATCACGTTCGCAACGATGCCAACACCATCCAACAAGAACTCGCCAGCCGCGTGCTGCAAGGTCCGCCCGCCGATCCGCGGCTGCAGACTGCGTGGCGGCAGCGGTATGAGGATGTCGTCTGGAGCATCGTGAATCTGCGTGAATTTGTCTGGATGCCCTAA
- a CDS encoding FecR domain-containing protein — protein sequence MNSDQAPIDNNAVRQQIDALLDGTIDDESFAQLDHLIATNPDARQLYLDYLQIHQELPDLLRDADTDHLDSVTCVPSHLCDDLGFSPQTTAGSGRMPAVLAAAILVPISLVVGIYVGAFTSMPAATNDVASAQAPVASEAHFTSLAHAKFFGELPPQIGASPTLNRDYLLIQGMVELGFPNGATAVIQSPASFRVEGNELLALDIGQCSVHAPPGAEGFKVETPGLSIVDRGTRFSVNVSQASETDVQVLEGAADVYQKADSTRIQESASSSPLRLREKQAMRFATSKLEDSAAVPFDRNRYQYGLPDRVVSYQATTSDTGLARGLTSITVQRDQQIETIPIDRLIPSHVTWFHALPNHGYLAGDAKLPNQRATFASDRFLHTGVINIGGSREPLTSDPVMTIDEDAENFGTPGMAIQFDRPVHNGPGPDVVLFELQLLMNPLEGDAFHVSPLKFEQGLHSHTITGFDLTMESPEALVLDKVHLFKFKQVPRSLEQLETLPCTSLFQGFRTQAIAVGIDLSDLGYPEGATVDGLFLQDDLADEYYLDPVFIAGLPEKIPRQASLKKTAPVQIDD from the coding sequence ATGAATTCCGACCAAGCCCCGATCGACAACAACGCGGTTCGCCAACAGATCGACGCTCTGCTGGACGGGACGATCGATGACGAATCCTTTGCCCAACTGGACCATTTGATCGCGACGAACCCCGACGCGCGACAGCTGTATCTGGACTATCTGCAAATCCATCAAGAGCTTCCCGATCTGCTCCGCGATGCCGACACCGATCATCTGGATAGTGTCACATGCGTGCCGAGTCATCTGTGCGATGACCTGGGGTTCTCTCCACAAACGACAGCCGGATCGGGACGGATGCCAGCGGTTCTCGCTGCCGCGATCCTCGTTCCGATTTCGCTAGTGGTTGGAATCTACGTCGGCGCGTTTACATCGATGCCAGCGGCAACAAATGACGTCGCCTCCGCTCAAGCCCCAGTTGCCAGTGAAGCTCATTTCACGAGTCTCGCTCACGCTAAGTTCTTTGGAGAGCTACCGCCGCAGATCGGTGCCTCCCCCACGCTCAACCGCGACTATCTGTTGATTCAAGGGATGGTCGAACTTGGATTTCCCAACGGTGCCACAGCAGTCATCCAAAGCCCCGCTTCATTCCGCGTCGAGGGGAACGAACTGTTAGCGCTCGACATCGGACAATGCAGCGTGCATGCCCCGCCGGGAGCTGAAGGTTTTAAGGTAGAAACTCCTGGCCTGAGCATCGTCGACCGCGGGACTCGGTTTTCGGTAAATGTTTCCCAGGCTAGCGAAACCGATGTGCAGGTGCTGGAAGGAGCTGCAGACGTCTACCAAAAAGCCGACTCCACACGCATTCAAGAATCCGCCTCCTCATCGCCACTCCGTTTGCGAGAGAAACAGGCGATGCGTTTTGCTACATCGAAGCTAGAAGATTCCGCGGCCGTTCCCTTCGATCGCAATCGCTACCAATACGGACTTCCCGATCGCGTCGTCTCGTACCAGGCAACGACATCGGACACCGGGCTCGCGCGGGGATTGACCAGTATTACGGTACAGCGCGACCAGCAGATCGAAACGATTCCGATAGATCGATTGATCCCGTCCCACGTGACCTGGTTCCACGCTCTTCCCAACCACGGCTATTTGGCGGGGGACGCCAAGCTGCCCAATCAGCGTGCGACCTTTGCTTCGGATCGATTCCTTCACACGGGAGTCATCAACATTGGAGGAAGCAGGGAACCGCTGACCTCCGATCCGGTGATGACGATCGATGAAGATGCGGAAAACTTTGGGACTCCTGGGATGGCGATTCAGTTCGACCGCCCGGTGCACAACGGTCCCGGCCCCGATGTTGTCCTGTTCGAGTTACAATTGCTGATGAATCCGCTGGAAGGAGACGCGTTTCACGTTAGTCCGCTGAAGTTCGAACAAGGATTACATTCTCACACCATCACCGGATTTGATCTAACGATGGAATCTCCCGAAGCGTTGGTGTTGGACAAAGTTCACTTGTTCAAGTTCAAACAGGTTCCACGTTCATTAGAACAATTAGAAACGCTTCCCTGCACGTCGCTTTTCCAAGGATTCAGAACACAGGCGATCGCTGTTGGAATCGATCTCTCCGATCTGGGTTATCCCGAGGGAGCGACAGTCGACGGACTGTTCCTACAAGATGATCTCGCGGACGAATATTATCTCGACCCTGTCTTCATCGCCGGACTTCCCGAAAAGATCCCACGGCAAGCGAGTCTCAAAAAAACAGCCCCCGTGCAAATCGACGACTGA
- a CDS encoding TPM domain-containing protein — MKSATELINDEQRKRVEAAVVAAEAKTSCEIVPVVATSSGRYDRPEDMIGLWLAIIAAITVWVMLPRQLDETGSWSGLPIYVGLLTMVASVVVAFIAGASIGSRIGWLRRLFTPRQQMQEEVYARARQTFFDKRIHHTTGSTGLLIYVSLFEHIAVVLGDQEIIDKLGQSFLDQLCEQLTDGLRQGDASEAICNVISAAGEKLAGPLPRATDDVNELHDALVLID; from the coding sequence ATGAAAAGTGCAACGGAATTGATCAACGACGAACAACGCAAACGCGTCGAAGCGGCGGTCGTGGCAGCTGAAGCCAAGACGTCGTGCGAAATCGTGCCAGTCGTGGCGACATCGTCGGGCCGCTACGACCGACCGGAGGACATGATCGGACTCTGGCTGGCGATTATTGCCGCGATCACGGTTTGGGTGATGCTCCCACGGCAACTCGACGAAACGGGCAGCTGGAGTGGCCTGCCGATCTACGTCGGTCTGTTGACGATGGTTGCCAGCGTCGTGGTTGCATTCATCGCAGGTGCTTCGATTGGGAGTCGGATCGGATGGCTCCGGCGTTTGTTCACTCCTCGCCAGCAGATGCAGGAGGAGGTTTACGCGCGAGCTCGCCAGACCTTCTTCGACAAACGGATCCACCACACAACGGGTTCGACCGGTCTACTGATCTATGTCTCTCTGTTTGAACACATCGCCGTCGTCCTCGGCGACCAAGAGATCATCGATAAACTGGGGCAGAGCTTCCTCGATCAACTCTGCGAACAACTGACCGACGGCCTTCGCCAAGGCGACGCGAGCGAAGCGATCTGCAACGTGATTTCCGCGGCGGGAGAAAAGCTCGCCGGCCCGCTTCCTCGAGCCACCGACGACGTCAACGAACTGCACGACGCCCTGGTGTTGATCGATTGA
- a CDS encoding TPM domain-containing protein — translation MISRRRSGAFVCCAAIIAYGLLAASPASAIEIDLQPPGEREFVRDLAGMLDPGAKEQIQELCDSLLTDKATPIIVITIESMAQYGGEGLRIETFATLLFDQWGIGQATLGDQEWNTGILLLVSRDDRKARIELGGGWGRREDALCRQIMDDYIVSEFKQGRFSEGIVAGVEALDTMARKLQLPTRPRPWWHYALGVGFVGLAIFTIVSLVRNGSSGWAWLFWGAIFTVLGVILYQMMTSRGSGGGGFSGGSFGGGSSGGGGATGSW, via the coding sequence ATGATTAGTCGACGCAGGAGTGGGGCGTTTGTTTGTTGCGCCGCAATCATCGCCTATGGCTTGCTTGCCGCCTCACCGGCGTCGGCGATTGAAATCGATTTGCAGCCGCCGGGGGAGCGTGAATTTGTCCGCGACCTGGCGGGGATGCTCGACCCTGGCGCCAAGGAACAGATCCAAGAACTGTGCGACAGCCTGCTGACCGACAAAGCGACGCCGATCATCGTGATCACGATCGAATCGATGGCTCAATACGGCGGCGAAGGGCTGCGGATCGAGACGTTTGCCACCTTGTTGTTTGATCAGTGGGGAATCGGGCAGGCGACGTTGGGAGACCAGGAATGGAATACGGGGATCCTGTTGCTGGTTTCCCGCGACGATCGGAAAGCGAGAATCGAGCTAGGAGGCGGATGGGGTCGACGCGAAGATGCCCTCTGCCGGCAGATCATGGACGACTACATCGTTTCGGAATTTAAACAGGGGCGATTTTCGGAAGGGATCGTGGCCGGCGTCGAAGCACTCGACACGATGGCTCGCAAATTGCAACTCCCCACACGACCGCGTCCCTGGTGGCATTATGCGTTGGGAGTCGGCTTTGTCGGACTGGCGATCTTCACCATCGTCTCGCTGGTCCGCAACGGATCCAGCGGCTGGGCTTGGCTTTTCTGGGGTGCCATCTTTACCGTCCTCGGAGTGATCCTCTACCAGATGATGACAAGTCGTGGCAGTGGCGGTGGTGGCTTCAGCGGTGGGTCGTTTGGCGGCGGCTCTTCCGGTGGTGGCGGTGCAACGGGATCTTGGTAA
- a CDS encoding DUF4365 domain-containing protein, producing the protein MPKAPITERINRRGVAVAMETFESLGFAFREQQECDYGIDAHAELIESSTPTGRLLGIQLKTGESYAAELKDDFIVFRVDAEHVDYWLGHSLPAIVCICDLESRKILWQAITDDTAISTGKHYKFHIPTSQVVETRTVPAFRDLLTPIVSADRYTIFKTDDTSHGTAKRYSFDIVINGTASKSEIASIVRRVTTDGAQRRYHRNHLVEGRWGDSDAHVVWAFVYPSAEDQARRNHFCRSIWINESLDQSARPMGFDGENVGGNVVIDWSANYDLLAKHTSENTLNKENYLKQVMGPFDKLKQLLPQLESSLQKLKAKTISEDVFLTTTADARKRTSELCTELLDVALAPFECKAFDEKLECFVVNMDNIVLHYSDRGLKTWTEDNRLYLALKQCSYATEHLGEMAYELKKIT; encoded by the coding sequence ATGCCCAAAGCCCCCATCACGGAACGAATCAATCGCCGCGGTGTCGCCGTTGCGATGGAAACATTCGAATCCCTCGGATTCGCATTTCGCGAGCAACAAGAGTGCGACTACGGCATTGACGCTCACGCAGAACTAATCGAATCCAGTACACCAACAGGCCGTTTACTCGGGATTCAACTCAAGACCGGCGAAAGCTACGCCGCCGAGTTGAAAGACGATTTCATCGTATTCCGTGTTGATGCAGAACACGTGGACTATTGGTTGGGCCATTCACTGCCGGCAATTGTTTGCATCTGTGATCTGGAATCACGCAAGATTCTCTGGCAAGCAATCACCGACGATACGGCGATTTCTACTGGGAAGCACTACAAGTTTCATATCCCTACCTCTCAGGTGGTTGAAACCAGGACCGTTCCAGCGTTTCGCGATCTGTTGACGCCGATCGTGTCCGCCGATCGCTATACCATCTTTAAAACGGACGATACTAGCCATGGCACGGCAAAACGGTATTCGTTCGACATTGTTATCAATGGTACGGCATCGAAATCGGAAATCGCCTCGATTGTTCGACGAGTTACAACCGATGGCGCCCAGCGGCGATATCATCGCAATCACCTTGTCGAGGGTCGTTGGGGGGACTCGGACGCACACGTAGTCTGGGCTTTCGTTTACCCCAGCGCTGAGGATCAGGCACGCCGCAATCATTTCTGTCGAAGCATCTGGATCAACGAATCGCTAGACCAGTCCGCACGTCCAATGGGGTTTGATGGGGAAAATGTTGGTGGCAACGTTGTTATAGATTGGAGCGCGAACTACGACCTCTTGGCGAAACATACATCAGAGAACACGCTGAACAAAGAAAACTATCTGAAGCAAGTGATGGGTCCGTTCGACAAGTTGAAACAGTTGCTCCCGCAGCTTGAATCCAGCCTACAGAAGCTGAAGGCCAAGACGATCTCCGAAGACGTATTCCTCACTACAACTGCTGACGCGCGCAAACGGACTAGTGAACTATGCACTGAGCTACTTGATGTTGCATTGGCTCCATTTGAATGCAAAGCATTCGACGAAAAGCTCGAATGTTTCGTTGTCAATATGGACAACATCGTTCTTCATTACTCAGATCGAGGACTGAAGACTTGGACGGAAGACAACCGCCTGTACCTCGCCTTAAAGCAATGCTCTTACGCAACGGAGCACTTGGGCGAAATGGCATACGAATTGAAAAAGATCACGTAG
- a CDS encoding IS4 family transposase produces the protein MQPTSIAYEFQDIQLGDKRLNDRAEALLASLAANPSASINEACSGWDETKAAYRLFDNPNVDPEAILGAHAEKTLQRIKAQDTVCIAQDTTELDYTAHPPEGVRNLDRLGRRGLYDHSHIAFTPEKLCLGVVGVKFYDRDKETLGTSKKREGQPLHTGEGQRWLDGYRKACEIAGKCPETQIVSLADREGDIYDIFVEADQHETPAQFVIRSQRKRSLPEKDPDGGPAAYKKMRAEIASAQPVAYREVQLPQTPKRTKGSGNKQHPGREARTAKLEIRAKRMTLRAPHNKQSSMPPVEISVVWVSEIDGPGDGTEVDWLLLSSLPVDTIAQTLRIVDLYVARWPIEVFFRVFKTGCRVEEIQLEARDRLIRALMFYKVIAWRIMFVTFLGRECPELPCDVVFSEAEWKSVWKVVEKTAPPKQAPELSQFIPVLATLGGYNHREGDGPPGAEVIWRGTRRMLDFALCWQAFGPDQ, from the coding sequence ATGCAACCGACCAGTATCGCATACGAATTTCAAGATATTCAACTTGGAGACAAACGTCTCAACGATCGAGCCGAAGCGTTGCTCGCCTCGCTGGCGGCCAACCCTTCGGCCAGTATCAACGAAGCTTGCAGTGGCTGGGACGAAACCAAAGCCGCCTACCGTCTATTCGATAACCCCAACGTCGATCCCGAAGCCATTCTCGGGGCTCACGCTGAAAAGACACTCCAACGAATCAAAGCCCAAGACACCGTTTGCATCGCACAAGATACCACCGAACTGGACTACACCGCGCATCCGCCCGAAGGCGTCCGCAATCTCGATCGCTTAGGCCGCCGCGGACTTTACGATCATTCCCACATCGCCTTCACGCCGGAGAAACTTTGTCTCGGGGTGGTCGGTGTTAAGTTCTACGATCGCGACAAAGAAACGCTCGGCACCAGCAAGAAGCGAGAAGGCCAACCCCTACACACCGGCGAAGGGCAACGATGGCTCGATGGTTATCGCAAGGCCTGCGAGATCGCCGGAAAATGTCCTGAAACTCAGATCGTTTCGCTGGCCGATCGCGAAGGAGACATCTACGACATTTTCGTCGAAGCCGATCAGCATGAAACACCGGCTCAGTTCGTCATTCGCTCGCAGCGAAAACGCTCGTTGCCGGAGAAAGACCCCGATGGCGGGCCTGCGGCTTATAAGAAAATGCGTGCCGAAATCGCATCCGCCCAGCCGGTCGCTTACCGCGAAGTCCAGCTTCCCCAAACGCCCAAGCGAACCAAAGGATCAGGAAACAAACAACACCCCGGCCGTGAAGCACGCACTGCGAAGTTAGAAATTCGAGCGAAACGGATGACTCTTCGTGCGCCACACAACAAGCAGTCTTCGATGCCGCCGGTCGAGATCAGTGTCGTTTGGGTGAGCGAGATCGATGGCCCAGGCGACGGAACCGAAGTCGACTGGCTGTTACTGAGTTCTCTGCCGGTCGACACGATTGCCCAGACGCTGCGGATTGTGGATTTGTATGTGGCTCGTTGGCCAATCGAAGTATTCTTTCGAGTTTTCAAAACTGGCTGTCGGGTCGAAGAGATTCAACTCGAAGCGAGAGACCGACTGATCCGCGCGTTGATGTTTTACAAAGTGATCGCATGGCGGATCATGTTTGTGACCTTCTTAGGCCGCGAGTGTCCAGAGCTTCCCTGTGATGTCGTCTTCAGCGAAGCGGAATGGAAGTCGGTCTGGAAAGTGGTGGAAAAGACGGCTCCCCCAAAGCAAGCTCCTGAGCTGTCACAATTCATCCCGGTCCTTGCGACCCTTGGCGGCTACAATCACCGCGAAGGCGACGGTCCGCCGGGAGCCGAAGTGATCTGGCGAGGCACGCGGCGAATGCTCGACTTCGCCCTCTGCTGGCAAGCCTTCGGACCAGACCAATGA
- a CDS encoding sigma-70 family RNA polymerase sigma factor: MTRCHEKEEFARVFARVECKLRRYVQSMVPTASDADDVMQETAISLMRKFDQYDPELPFFNWACRFAQFAAKKHHSRTQANRRQFSDAAIDAIADDYPRHQQLAVERRKALSDCIKHLSDADRRLVELRYFSDETVDTLSQRIEEPVARLYRSLSRIRKALANCVLKKMGTEEIV; encoded by the coding sequence GTGACGAGATGCCATGAGAAAGAGGAATTTGCTCGCGTTTTTGCGCGGGTGGAGTGCAAGTTGCGGCGATACGTCCAGTCCATGGTGCCAACCGCCAGCGATGCCGACGACGTGATGCAAGAGACCGCTATTTCATTGATGCGTAAGTTTGACCAATACGATCCCGAACTCCCCTTCTTCAATTGGGCGTGCCGGTTCGCTCAATTTGCGGCAAAGAAACATCACAGTCGCACGCAGGCCAACCGCCGTCAATTTTCCGATGCCGCGATCGATGCGATCGCGGACGATTACCCTCGCCATCAGCAGCTAGCCGTCGAACGTCGCAAAGCACTCAGCGATTGCATCAAGCATCTGAGCGACGCAGACCGTCGACTTGTCGAACTGCGTTACTTCAGCGACGAAACCGTGGACACGTTATCTCAGCGGATCGAAGAACCTGTCGCCCGACTCTATCGATCGCTTTCGCGAATCCGTAAAGCGTTAGCAAATTGTGTTCTCAAGAAAATGGGGACGGAGGAAATTGTATGA